One region of Pagrus major chromosome 5, Pma_NU_1.0 genomic DNA includes:
- the cimip5 gene encoding uncharacterized protein C2orf50 homolog yields MDLSSVRRVSSAGYRLPERNNGTRPITTQPPAERTRRAQGEAPSQEQDKSDPVKRDQLWKELVWTEKRGVRDWEKNWGFLQHYDQMGQLKPQEPLPSYVTLFSDHIPNTTNQMFGSRLSTPLGSELVKLDRLGLLSGRHHKSKLDPEMLPC; encoded by the exons ATGGACTTGAGCAGCGTTCGGCGTGTGTCTTCTGCGGGCTACCGGTTACCAGAGCGAAACAATGGGACCAGGCCGATAACAACCCAGCCACCGGCGGAGAGGACGCGCCGGGCGCAGGGAGAGGCTCCGTCCCAGGAGCAGGACAAGAGCGATCCTGTTAAAAGGGACCAGTTGTGGAAAGAGTTGGTGTGGACTGAGAAGAGAGGAGTGCGGGACTG GGAGAAGAACTGGGGCTTTCTGCAGCACTATGATCAGATG GGACAGCTGAAGCCACAGGAGCCTTTACCCAGCTACGTGACGCTCTTCTCTGATCACATCCCCAACACCACCAACCAGATGTTTGGCAGCAGACTGTCGACTCCACTGGGGAGTGAACTGGTCAAACTGGACAGGCTGGGACTCTTGTCTGGACGCCATCATAAGAGCAAGCTGGATCCAGAGATGCTCCCCTGCTAG